The DNA sequence GCGGGATTTTCGGCGCGAGCCACAAGCGTTCCTTGCCCACGATGCCGCTCCACGCCGCGAGCGTGGCGAGGTTTACGTCGATATCGCAGTGAATCTGAAAATGGTCGAACCCGCAGTCGGCCCAGTCTTCGAGCTCGTCGGTGCCGGTGTTGACATCCACCATCACGCGCATGCCCGCAGGGATGCGTTGGCAGAGGTCCCACGCCTGGTCTCGCGTCACGGCGCGCGGTGACTTCGGGTAAACGATCATCCCGCAATAGTCCGCGCCCAAGTCCAGCACCGCGCTGATATCGACACGGCGCGTCAAGCCACAGATTTTGATCTTTAGTTGCGAGTTCACAGTTTCGAGTTCAGGGGTGACGAGTGGTATTTACTACAAACTCGTAACTCGCAACTCGCAACTCCGAACTAACTCTTAAAACGCGTTCCAGATCGCGTCGATGTCGACGTGATCCAGGATCAGGTTGCGAATGATCGGGATTTTGTCGGTGTCCTGCGGCTGTGTTTTGACCGTCATCGAGTTGATGCGGCTGGCGACCGAGTAACTTTCCTCGCTGCAAATGACGCACGGGATGTTGGTCTGCGCGAGCATCTCCATGAGCTTGGGGTGGGGGAGGATGTTGCGCGTCAAAATAATACCACTCACTACCTTTTTGCCGGAGATGCCAGCGCTGGCGATGGCGGAGAAAATGATGTCGTCGCGGTCGCCGGGGGTGATGATCAAAACGCCGGGCTGGAGGTAGTCGATGACGCCCTTTGCGGTCATCGCACCGATAACGACGCGCAGGATGCGCTCGTTGGCGGCTTGCTCGCGGCCATTGATCCAGCGGCCACTGATTTCCTCGACGATCTGTGAAAGGTTCGGTGCGGCCAGTTGCTTGGCCAGCGGAAGCACGCCGAGTAGCGGCACGCCGAGGCGGCGCAGGCCCTCACCCGCGTAGGTGCGCACGGTGTCCATTTTGTCCGGTAGCACCTTGTTCAGAATCGCCCCGATGACTTCCACACCGTGCTTGTCGAAAAGGGCCTTGTTGATCGCAATTTCGTCTACCGGTCGGCCGATGCCGCCCTGGGCAACGATGACGGCCTTGGCACCGAGGAGCTTGGCAACCTGGGCGTTGGAAAGGTCGAACACGGCACCGACGCCCGCATGGCCGCTACCTTCGATAATGCAGACCTCCTTCTCGTAAGCGGCGCGGTCAAACGCGCGGCAAATGCGGTCCTGCAAGATGCCGAGGTTCTCCTCGGGGTTGTCGAGGAAGCGTCGGGTAAAGGTGCCATCGACGGCGACCGGGCTCATCGCGTCGATCGGGATCTTGACGTCGTATATCGAGTCGAGCAGCACGGAGTCCTCGTCGACCTTATGGCCGTCTTTTTCGACGAAGCGTTGGCCGACAGGCTTGATGAAACCGACGTCCGGCGTGCGATTACGCATGGCTCCGTAGAGGCCGAGGCTGGTGGTGGTTTTACCATCGTTTTGGCGCGTGGCGGCCACGAAGATACGCTTCGTGGTGCTATTGCGCGGTGCAGTCAGCAGCGTGGCGGTATCTTCGTCACCCGCGAACGGCTTGGAAGTGATGGTGCTCTTGGTCTTTTTTCTCGGCGGCATATGTGGCGCGTCTAAATGGGTTGCAGTCGTAGGTTCCGCGAGATCAATCCATCGGGAAGAGATACTTCGGGTCGACGGCTTGAGCGGCAACAATCACCGAGGCACCAAAGATGTCATGCGCGCTCGCACCGCGGGAAATCTCGGCGGCGGGCTTGGACAGACCGGTGATGATCTGGCCGTAGGCACGACAATCGGCGACGATTTGCGCGAGCTTGGCGGCGATGTTACCCGCGTTCAGGTCCGGGAAAATGAGCACGTTGGATTTGCCAGCTACGCTGCTGGAGATGCCCTTTTGCTCGGCGACACCGGGCACGAGCGCTGCGTCGACCTGCAGTTCGCCGTCGATGTCCACATCGATGCCCAGTGTGCGGGCCTTGTCGCGGGCCAAGGCGGTGGCGGACTTCATTTTGAGCAAAGACGGGTTCTTGGCGCCTTCCTTTTTCGAAGCATAGCTGAGCATAGCCACGCGGGGCGGCTCGTTGGTCAGGTGCTTGGCCAGCAGCGCGGTGGTGATGGCCATGTCCGCCAGCTGGTTTTGGTCCGGATCGGGGATAACGCCGCAGTCCGAGAGGAAGAGCGCGCCCTCAATGCCGAGGCGGTCGTCTTCCTTTTCCAAAATCAAAATGGAGGAGGCCGTTTCCACGCCTTTTTGCATCGGAATGATGCGGAAGAGAGGGCGCAGGGCGCTGGAGGCGACGGCGGTGGCTCCGGAGACAAGCGCGTCCGCCGAGCCGGTGGCGAGCATCATGGTCGCGAAATACGAGGTGTTGAGCAGATAGTCGCGCGACTCTTGCTCGTTGAAACCGCGGAAGCGGCGCAGGCCCTGGAACTTGTTGACAAACTCCGGCATCTCGTCGCTGTCGGACGGGTCGATGATGCGGATGCCGTCCAGCTTGATGTCGAGCTGCTCAGCGCGTTGTTTGATGACCGCGCGCTCACCTAAGAGGATGGGAGCGCCGAGGCCGCGGTTCACATAGAGTCGGGCCGCCTGAATAATGCGGGGGTCAGCGCCTTCAGCATAGACGAGGCGCTTGGGGTGGTTTTGCAGGCGGATTGATAAGCGGTTAATCAGTGACATCGGGAAAGTTTCAGGTTGTCGGGGAATGACTTGTGAAATTGAGTAGACGTTCTCCACAAAAGACAACTCCTCCTTAGAAGCAAACTAAAAGCCAACTGTGTCCCAACGCCTGAAAAGCATGATTACCGTCTCCGCCAGCGTGCTGGGCTCTCGCGTGCTCGGGCTGCTGCGGGATTCGCTGACGGCGGCATTCCTGGGGGTTTCGTTGGCCAGCAATGCCTTTATTTTCGCCTTTCTGGTGCCGAATCTCTTTCGACGGATGTTTGGCGAAGGCGCGCTGACCTCGGCCTTCGTGCCCGTGCTGTCTGACCACGCCAACCACGGTGACGAGCGCGCTTTTCGCTTTGTAAACCAGGTGCTGCTTCGGCTGGCGATCCTGACGGTGGGCATCATGGCGGTTCTCTGTGTGTTGTTTTTTGGTGGGGCGATTTTAATCAAAAACGTCTGGCTGGGGCCGGACGGGTGGACCAAGCCCATTGCTGAACAGTGGCAGCTGGGCGCAGTTTTGAGCGTCGTGATGATGCCCTACATGCCGATGATCTGCGTGACGGCGATTCTTGGCGCGGTGCTCAATGTGCGCAGCCGCTTTGCCGTGCCAGCGCTCTCGAATATGCTGCTCAATGTCGGCATGATTGCGGCGCTGCTCATCGGCGGCCTGATGATGCATTTGCCGGCGATTGAGCTCGTCTGGGTGTTGACGATTGGCGTGCTCGCGGGCGGCGTGATGCAACTGGCCACGGCGATCTGGGCGCTCTGGCGCGAGGGCTGGCGGCCCAGAATCGAGCGCGGGCCGGTGGAGGGCATGGACGAGCTGAAGCGCCTCTTCATTCCCGGACTCTGGGGCGCAGCGATCTTGCAGATTAACATACTCGTCTCGCGGTTGCTGGCCTTCGGGCTCAACGAAACGGCGACGACGACGCTTAACTACGCCAACCGTCTGATCGAGCTGCCGCTGGGTATCTTTGCGGTGGCGATCTCCACGGTGATTTTCCCGCAGATGAGCGCCATGGTTTCCGCCAAAGACCGCGAGGGCCTCGTGGAAAGCTACGGGCACGGCCTGAGGATGACGCTGGCGCTAACGATGCCGGCCGCCGTGGGCCTGATCGTGCTCAATGAGCCCGTCCTGCGGATGCTGTTTCAATGGGGGCGCTTCAGCGAGGGTGATGTCGCCATGACTGGTCCGCTGTTAATGATTCTGGCCGCGACGACGCCGTTTTTCGCCGTGAGCAGTTTTATCACGCGCGGCTTCCATGCGTTTAAGGACACGAAAACGCCGGTTGCCTGTGCACTGGTGGCGTTTGTGGTTAACGCGGGCCTCGGCGCGGTGTTGATGTTCCCACTGGAGGCCAAGGGGCTTGCCTTGGCGAATCTGCTTTCATCGCTCGCACTAACGTTTTTCCTCGCCCGTGGCATCGTGAAGAAAAAGCCGGAGCTGTCCGGCATTCGCCTGATGCGCGCGGTGGGCAAGATCACGGTATCTGCCATCGGGATGGCGGCGGCCACCTATGGTATGCTGTTGGCGGTTGGCGCGCTGATGGGCGAGACGAAACAAGCGGCCTTCGTGGCCTGCGGCGTGATCATCCCGGCAGGCGCGGCGGTGTATTTCGCGATTTTATTTGCGCTGAAGTTTGAAGACAGCGCGGAGATCCTGAAGCTGATCCGTCGCGTGCTGAAGCGGGGTTAGGTCGAAGCGTAGCACAGGCGTCTCGCCTGTGTAAATTAGTTGGATTGGTGAACAGGCGAGACGCCTATTCTACGAACTGCAAACTACTTCCACCCATCCACCACCTTTTTCCTTTAATCTTTTTCCTTTAATCTTTTATCTCCCTCCTCATGCCCAAGCGCAAGAAACAGCCAGAGCCCGAAGAAGAGGGACCCAAGAAAAAGACGCTCTACACGATTAAAATCACCGACGAGCAGATGATGCTCGTTAAGGAGTGGTGCGAGAAGCGGCTGTGGGAATTTTACGCGGTCGATTACGCCTACTTCGGCTACAAGGGGGACCAGGTGAACATCGTCGGCTACGAGTCGGGCAAGCTCGTGGTGCAGGGCAAAAAGACCGAAGACTGGGTGACCTTCGTGCTCGAAGGTGAAATTACCCATGACCCCAAAATGGGCTACGACGAGGTCAACAACCCCGAGTGGTTCACTGATCACGCCGGGCTCGACGAGTCGGGCAAGGGTGACCTGTTTGGGCCACTGGTGTCGTGCTGCGTGATCGCCACGGGCGACATGGTCACCGAGTGGCGTGAAAAGGGCATCCAGGACTCGAAGAAAATCACCAGCGACAAGGCCATCCTCAAGCTGGATAAAATCATTACCGAGACCAAGGGCGTCGTCGTGAAGCGCATGTGCCTGCGTATGGCGAAATACAACGAGCTCTACACCAAATTTGGCAGTAACCTTAACCGCCTGCTGGCCTGGCAACACGCCAAGTGCCTCGAAGCCGCGCTCGACGAAAAGAAGGTCAAATGGGGCCTGCTGGACCAGTTTTCCAAGCAGCCGCTTGTGCAGCGCGCTTTGACCAAGGACCACTACGCGGCGACTGAGTTCGACCTGCAAATGCGCACCAAGGCGGAGTCCGATCCCGTGGTTGCGGCGGCGTCGATTTGCGCGCGCGCGGAGTTTGTCCGCCGCATGGCCGCGCTGTCCAAGGAGGCGGATATTCCGCTGGCCAAAGGTGCCAGCAAGAAAGTGAAGGATCAGGCCAAGGAGATCGTTAAAAAATTTGGCGACGCCCGCCTCGGCGATTTTGCCAAACTCCACTTCCGCACCGCCTTCGAGGCCCGCGGCCTTCCCGTGCCCGAGAAGAAGGTGTGGAAGGGGTAGCGTGTTGAGTCTGTGACAGAGGCTTATTTAGGCCTTTGATCGATGCTTGTTTAGGCTGAAAAGGCCGAATTTTGATAAATTAGCATTTATTCTTTGACGAATTGGCGATTTTTGTATAACGATTTAGTTAACATTGATTCGTTCTTCTTATCATCAACTCAATACTACCCCTATGAAAAGTACACTACCGGTTAACCCGCTCTTTACCAACAAGCTTGGCGCTCGCTTGTTGATCTCTGCATCACTGATACTTGGTGTCTCCTCGGCTGCCCATGCCGATACTTTGGCCTATGATGGATTTGGCGTTGGTGGCGATGGTTATACTGATGGCGCTGGAATCAGCGGTAACGGCAATGGCACGGGATGGGCAGGAGCCTGGACCGGTGGCTCGCAGTATGCGACGGTCACCGGGAGTATCGCGCCCAGCTCGGTTGAGAGCGAGAACGGCATGGTTACCTTTGGCGATGGGACGTCCAGCCAAGCTTTGGGACGCCAGTATAATGCTAGTTTCAGCGCCAGCGGCCTCACGGAAGGGTGGGCCAGTTGGACGGTTCAGCGAAATGGTTTGCGCGAGTTCCGGCTAAATCCTTTTGCGACTAACACCACCGGTGCGGGTCAGTTTATGGGGATCCACGCGGAAAATTTCAGCACTACGTTGGTGGCGAACATCCGTTTCGGCTCGGCAGCAGACATCGCTGTAGGCACCTCGTTTGAAATGGCCGAAGACACCAGCTATTTCATGGTGGCGCAGGCGCTGCTGAACTCCAGCGGCACGCCCGATACCTTCAATGTCTGGATTTTTGAATCGAGCAGTTACACGGGTGCCGCGCTCGGGACACCGACGATTTC is a window from the Cerasicoccus sp. TK19100 genome containing:
- a CDS encoding PEP-CTERM sorting domain-containing protein, producing the protein MKSTLPVNPLFTNKLGARLLISASLILGVSSAAHADTLAYDGFGVGGDGYTDGAGISGNGNGTGWAGAWTGGSQYATVTGSIAPSSVESENGMVTFGDGTSSQALGRQYNASFSASGLTEGWASWTVQRNGLREFRLNPFATNTTGAGQFMGIHAENFSTTLVANIRFGSAADIAVGTSFEMAEDTSYFMVAQALLNSSGTPDTFNVWIFESSSYTGAALGTPTISVSHDSDHTFNSWSMTDQNPQGNTANVIYDEFRLGESFADVSGVVPEPSTYALLAGVACVGVAFLRRRK
- a CDS encoding phosphate acyltransferase; this encodes MSLINRLSIRLQNHPKRLVYAEGADPRIIQAARLYVNRGLGAPILLGERAVIKQRAEQLDIKLDGIRIIDPSDSDEMPEFVNKFQGLRRFRGFNEQESRDYLLNTSYFATMMLATGSADALVSGATAVASSALRPLFRIIPMQKGVETASSILILEKEDDRLGIEGALFLSDCGVIPDPDQNQLADMAITTALLAKHLTNEPPRVAMLSYASKKEGAKNPSLLKMKSATALARDKARTLGIDVDIDGELQVDAALVPGVAEQKGISSSVAGKSNVLIFPDLNAGNIAAKLAQIVADCRAYGQIITGLSKPAAEISRGASAHDIFGASVIVAAQAVDPKYLFPMD
- the rnhC gene encoding ribonuclease HIII, producing the protein MPKRKKQPEPEEEGPKKKTLYTIKITDEQMMLVKEWCEKRLWEFYAVDYAYFGYKGDQVNIVGYESGKLVVQGKKTEDWVTFVLEGEITHDPKMGYDEVNNPEWFTDHAGLDESGKGDLFGPLVSCCVIATGDMVTEWREKGIQDSKKITSDKAILKLDKIITETKGVVVKRMCLRMAKYNELYTKFGSNLNRLLAWQHAKCLEAALDEKKVKWGLLDQFSKQPLVQRALTKDHYAATEFDLQMRTKAESDPVVAAASICARAEFVRRMAALSKEADIPLAKGASKKVKDQAKEIVKKFGDARLGDFAKLHFRTAFEARGLPVPEKKVWKG
- the murJ gene encoding murein biosynthesis integral membrane protein MurJ; translated protein: MITVSASVLGSRVLGLLRDSLTAAFLGVSLASNAFIFAFLVPNLFRRMFGEGALTSAFVPVLSDHANHGDERAFRFVNQVLLRLAILTVGIMAVLCVLFFGGAILIKNVWLGPDGWTKPIAEQWQLGAVLSVVMMPYMPMICVTAILGAVLNVRSRFAVPALSNMLLNVGMIAALLIGGLMMHLPAIELVWVLTIGVLAGGVMQLATAIWALWREGWRPRIERGPVEGMDELKRLFIPGLWGAAILQINILVSRLLAFGLNETATTTLNYANRLIELPLGIFAVAISTVIFPQMSAMVSAKDREGLVESYGHGLRMTLALTMPAAVGLIVLNEPVLRMLFQWGRFSEGDVAMTGPLLMILAATTPFFAVSSFITRGFHAFKDTKTPVACALVAFVVNAGLGAVLMFPLEAKGLALANLLSSLALTFFLARGIVKKKPELSGIRLMRAVGKITVSAIGMAAATYGMLLAVGALMGETKQAAFVACGVIIPAGAAVYFAILFALKFEDSAEILKLIRRVLKRG
- a CDS encoding phosphoribosylanthranilate isomerase → MNSQLKIKICGLTRRVDISAVLDLGADYCGMIVYPKSPRAVTRDQAWDLCQRIPAGMRVMVDVNTGTDELEDWADCGFDHFQIHCDIDVNLATLAAWSGIVGKERLWLAPKIPPGEPFPQTLLEFSNTILIDAYHKDKYGGTGQTGNWQQFADWATMYSHKRFILAGGLTPDNVAEAVRTSGAETIDVNSGVESAPGIKDPAKLKALFEILRG
- a CDS encoding phosphotransacetylase family protein — encoded protein: MPPRKKTKSTITSKPFAGDEDTATLLTAPRNSTTKRIFVAATRQNDGKTTTSLGLYGAMRNRTPDVGFIKPVGQRFVEKDGHKVDEDSVLLDSIYDVKIPIDAMSPVAVDGTFTRRFLDNPEENLGILQDRICRAFDRAAYEKEVCIIEGSGHAGVGAVFDLSNAQVAKLLGAKAVIVAQGGIGRPVDEIAINKALFDKHGVEVIGAILNKVLPDKMDTVRTYAGEGLRRLGVPLLGVLPLAKQLAAPNLSQIVEEISGRWINGREQAANERILRVVIGAMTAKGVIDYLQPGVLIITPGDRDDIIFSAIASAGISGKKVVSGIILTRNILPHPKLMEMLAQTNIPCVICSEESYSVASRINSMTVKTQPQDTDKIPIIRNLILDHVDIDAIWNAF